The segment CTTATCAAGAATAATGGAGATGATCGGAGAGGAATGTTGCTGTTCTTTTGGTAATAATTCGAACTGTGAGTCTGTTAATCTTTTATAAGTGTATGCATACATGCTAGCAACATCGCTGTATTTTTTCGTAAAATCCTTAGTAAGCGCTTGCTCAAGGGCACTTAGCAAGGAGGATGAATGGGTGTAAGGGACACTATTATGGAGGTAGTATAACCCTAAATCTAAATATGGCGGAATTTGTTCATTTGGTTGTATCTCCTGATTATGAAACACGAGCGCTAATCCTGAAATCGATTCAATGCCTTTGCCGCTCACCCCTGTTGCCAAGTATACATTCTTAAGGTCGACAGGCAGTGCTCCTATTGTACTTATACAATCCACAGCCTGTTTTATCGGTTTTCCACCAATCACCCTCGTTATCCTATCAATGTCGTTGACAGTGCCTGTTGAGGTCTCACAGTGTACATACCATATCCAATCAATTTCTGCATCTAGTTCTGCAGCAAGCTCAGTTTCTGTAAAAGGCTCACCCCAAGTCTTTCTTACTATTCGACATTGTAATTGATACCTTTTTGCTCGATTAACTAAGCGTTCACCGAATTCTCCGTTGCTTAAAACAAGTCCCTTTCCTTTTAATAAAGCCAGCTGTGCGGCGACAGCATCATTAGCAAGTGTTCCTGTACCAATCATAATTTGTACAAATTTCGCTTGCGTCATTTGTGTCAGAGATACTTGTACTCTCCTTATCAGCTCCATAAAGGCAGCATCACGATGAGAGAAGGCTTGGCGTCCAAGAGTCTGGAGAATTTCTTTTGAAACACGTACAGGTCCAGGCAAAAACGAGACAGGTGATGGGAGAAGCTTCTCTGTCAAGAGTATATGATCCTTTGTTATATACATCGGCTGATAAATTGCCCCCGCACTTCCTACCTGATGCGCAAAAGGAATAAAACCGATATGTCGATACATCTTTTCTTCTCGTAAAATTCCGCTTATGACTGCTCCCTCATACCCCTTCTCCTTAAAAACATGATGCAGCATTCGCAGTAAGCCGATAAACACCTTTGTTTTCCTGTATTTTTCTTTGACAGACAGCAGCCGTATTTCACAAAGTTTATTGATGTTCATTTGGTTAGGCAGGTAATCACCAATATCTCCAAGCTTTTTATCTAAGGAGAAAGGACGATTATCGGCAAGAGAAATCATACCGATTACCTCTTTTTCCTTCAAAGCAATAATATATGTATTATGTTCATGGTATGCATCTATTAACAGCCCTTGCTCATTTTTATCATGCTGTGGAATTTCCTCTGCAAATGTATCATGGTTTAATCTAAATATCTGTTCGAATTCCTGTGGATGTGAAGCAATTTTAAAAAGATAGGACGATACTTTCGCCATATAAAAAACCCCTCTCCAAGCAATTAGTCAATATGAACGTTATGTTAGTTTCTTATTAACAGAAATTGTCTCCAATTAAGTTTATGTGCACATATCACTATAGTCACTACAAGCAGGGCAATTATGCCCGGCAAAACCTCCTTCTCGATAAAGAATAACGCGACTGCACAAACGAGCAGACTTAATAGACCAGGTACTGTAAAGCCTTTATATAACAAATAAAATAGGAAAAAGCTGATAATGATAATAGGAACAAACCAAAAATTAACAGCTAGCAAACCTCCAATTAACGTGGATATCCCTTTCCCTCCTTTCTTTTGGAATAGGACTGGTTTTATGTGACCAATACAAACAAACAGCAAGCCAAAAAGCTGGACAGCTGTTGAAAAGCCAAGCAGGCGGCCGATGATGATGACTGCCGCTCCTTTCATGGCATCTCCTAGAAATGTAAGTATAAAAGCCTTTTTCCCATAAAGCCTTCCAGCATTCCTCGCCCCAGGATTTTTACTTCCTTCTGCCCGGATGTCACCTCCAGATTGCATTTTGCCTACTATAAAACCAAATAAGAGATTACCAACAAAATAAGCGCAGATTAAATATAAAACTAGCAACATACCACCATCCATGTTTTTTATATAAAAATGTTATTTTTATCCAAGTAAATTATACAACATTAGAATAAATTTACACAAATTTTATTATTTTCTCTTTCAAAAAAGACCATTTTAAGTTATTTTATTTACAGTTTCCAAATACACCTTGAATAATTTCTTTAGTTTTTTTATTATGAATGTAGCAATCTATCCGATATAAGATAGATGACAATAGTTAAAAATCCATTTTGCCTTTGAATCAGGCGGCGAACACCTGGTTCATCGTATTTGCTTGTAAAACCGAGGTGAACATTATGAACAAAGAAATTATTAAATTTATTAGAAAAAACTACGAAATGACACAAAGAGACTTTGCCAAGGTTGTCAATTGTAGCTTTGCTTTGATTGCCCTTGTAGAAGTTGGCAAAAGAAATGTCAGCAAAGAGCTTGAGCACAAGGTAAAAACGGCATTTAACATAGATGATCAGGACATTCAGTCCATCACTACAATTATCTCTGAATTTACTAAAGGCATCCCTCCGTTCATGTAACAAAAAGCAAATGAAGAAGAGCAAATATTTTGCTCTTCTTATCCTCTTTGCTAAGTTAATGAATTTCCCGCTTATACTATCTTTATTCTGCTAACCCGCTTTATACATACAAAAAATATTGCTTACATAAGTTTTTTTATTAGAAATAAAATATGTAATTCCTCTTTGAATATACTAATCTTCCTTCGTTTGAACCGATTTCATTCCATTATTTCCTAAAAAGGAGATGTGATAAAAAAATTATCTTATACATGCTGAATCATAAGTGATTTCATATATACTTGGGCAAGAATCTTGAATGTATTAATAGCATGGATTTAATTTACTATTAATTTGTTTCATTTCGTTGCACCCGCTCGCTTTTTTTCTGGGAGGCATGGACCTCTTTGTCCTTGTCTTCGTCTGCAAAGTCTAAATTATCTCTACTTCCCTTTGTATTAGAGCGTCCTCTATTTCCCTTAGTAGTCGAGTGTCCTCCGCTCCATTCCAGTGTGCTATTAAAAAAAACCGAGCTATTAATCGACAGTTGATTAAATAGTTCGGTTATTATGCATGTTCACATACTTAATTCCAAGCCTCTTTAAATTGGACTTACATACATATGTCTCAGCTTCTATTTTAAGCTTTTTATAGTTTAAATTTATTTATAACCAGCATCAGCTCTTCTGCCATTTTGCTTAAACCTATGGCTGATGCTGATATTTCCTGCATGGATGCTATTTGTTCTTCTGTTGCAGCAGATACGTTTTGTGTTCCTTGATCTGTTTGCTCTGCCATTTGTTTAACAAGATTAATTGCCTGAACGATTTTTTCCATGCCGTTGTTCAGTTCTTTAACAGATTGTGAGACTGAAGTGATTTGTTCACTGACCTCATCAACAGCAGTTTCTATTTCACCGAAGATTTCTCCCGTTTGCTTTACTACTACGATGCCTCCGTCCACTTCGGCCGTTGCATAATTCATTGATTCCACAGCTTTAGCTGTCTCTTTTTGAATTCTGCCGATAAGCCCACTGATTTTACTTGCTGAGTCAGAGGATTGTTCTGCCAAATGGCGAACCTCTTCGGCCACAACAGCAAAGCCTTTGCCCTGCTCACCTGCTCTCGCCGCTTCAATGGCTGCATTTAATGCAAGCAAGTTTGTTTGATCGGCAATCGCTGTTATTACTTGAGAAATTTCACCTATTTCACTTGAATAGCTTCCAAGCTCTGTAATCACAGTCGCTGACTCTTTCACACGCTTACTTATCATATCCATTTGTGTCTCAACTGTGCCAATTGCCTTATTTCCATCAGCTGCTTTAGCGGAAGCCTCAACAGATCTTTTTGTTACACTGTCTGAGCTCACAGCTATATGCTGGACATAGTTTAACATGCTTGCAACAGATTTGTCGGTTTCTTCTAATTCTGAAACTTGTTTGTCCATCGCATGGTTTACTTCATGGATTGTTGCAGAAATATGCTCTGATGCTGCGTTCATTTCCTCTGTACCTGCAGAGAGCTCCTCACTTGAGGCAGCAACCTGTTCTGCTGCAGCTCTCACTTTGTGAATAACTCCTCGCAAGTTCTCAGTCATCATACCAAATGATGATGCAAGCTCCCCGATTTCGTCCTTTGA is part of the Niallia taxi genome and harbors:
- a CDS encoding glycerol-3-phosphate acyltransferase encodes the protein MDGGMLLVLYLICAYFVGNLLFGFIVGKMQSGGDIRAEGSKNPGARNAGRLYGKKAFILTFLGDAMKGAAVIIIGRLLGFSTAVQLFGLLFVCIGHIKPVLFQKKGGKGISTLIGGLLAVNFWFVPIIIISFFLFYLLYKGFTVPGLLSLLVCAVALFFIEKEVLPGIIALLVVTIVICAHKLNWRQFLLIRN
- a CDS encoding aminotransferase class V-fold PLP-dependent enzyme; this translates as MAKVSSYLFKIASHPQEFEQIFRLNHDTFAEEIPQHDKNEQGLLIDAYHEHNTYIIALKEKEVIGMISLADNRPFSLDKKLGDIGDYLPNQMNINKLCEIRLLSVKEKYRKTKVFIGLLRMLHHVFKEKGYEGAVISGILREEKMYRHIGFIPFAHQVGSAGAIYQPMYITKDHILLTEKLLPSPVSFLPGPVRVSKEILQTLGRQAFSHRDAAFMELIRRVQVSLTQMTQAKFVQIMIGTGTLANDAVAAQLALLKGKGLVLSNGEFGERLVNRAKRYQLQCRIVRKTWGEPFTETELAAELDAEIDWIWYVHCETSTGTVNDIDRITRVIGGKPIKQAVDCISTIGALPVDLKNVYLATGVSGKGIESISGLALVFHNQEIQPNEQIPPYLDLGLYYLHNSVPYTHSSSLLSALEQALTKDFTKKYSDVASMYAYTYKRLTDSQFELLPKEQQHSSPIISIILDKQISSVEIGEWMRRQGYYLHYQSSYLQERNWIQISMLGNVSLAAIIDMLDLFESMCLYLRNLQGEINEALVE
- a CDS encoding helix-turn-helix transcriptional regulator; the protein is MNKEIIKFIRKNYEMTQRDFAKVVNCSFALIALVEVGKRNVSKELEHKVKTAFNIDDQDIQSITTIISEFTKGIPPFM